Proteins encoded together in one Penaeus vannamei isolate JL-2024 chromosome 41, ASM4276789v1, whole genome shotgun sequence window:
- the LOC138860495 gene encoding zinc finger protein 223-like, whose translation MLRSSSWRSEHLFWMFRLNSVALILKVTMTYLVDWMPLAPLTDEELCSRGVGIKEELNDVVTEETCLDIKDEPLDYGEEVGEEVSDRKVKSEGFFFQNLHELRYEANETDSHDLVQDGNGILGTPFLAEDSGSKCSSDGNQSMYKESHEGDIQTKVEATLKRHVCDVCGKKFSSWNGIKEHMRGHTKENRYMCDICNKTFFVKGRLVRHMIVHSNKPFRCDTCKKHLTVQIKYKCENRYYEAIYLSRYL comes from the exons atgttgagatcttcgtcgtggAGGAGTGaacatctgttttggatgtttaggctaaattctgttgctctgatcctcaa AGTAACAATGACTTACCTTGTCGATTGGATGCCTTTGGCCCCACTCACGGACGAGGAACTCTGTAGCAGAGGAGTCGGTATCAAGGAGGAGCTCAACGATGTTGTCACCGAAGAGACATGTCTGGATATTAAGGACGAACCACTGGATTACggagaagaagtgggggaggaagtgagcgACCGGAAAGTGAAATCCGAaggatttttctttcaaaatctGCATGAACTGAGATATGAAGCAAATGAAACGGACTCGCATGACCTGGTTCAGGATGGTAATGGCATCTTAGGAACGCCATTTCTGGCTGAGGACAGTGGGAGCAAGTGTTCATCAGATGGGAATCAGTCGATGTACAAGGAAAGTCATGAGGGGGATATACAAACAAAAGTGGAAGCCACATTGAAACGTCATGTATGTGACGTGTGTGGCAAGAAATTCTCTTCTTGGAATGGGATCAAAGAACATATGAGAGGCCACACAAAGGAGAATCGATACATGTGTGATATTTGCAATAAGACATTTTTTGTGAAAGGGAGACTAGTAAGGCACATGATAGTGCATTCAAATAAGCCCTTCAGATGTGATACTTGCAAGAA ACACTTAACAGTACAAATAAAGTACAAATGTGAAAACAGATATTATGAAGCCATATACTTATCCAGATACTTATAA
- the LOC138860433 gene encoding gastrula zinc finger protein XlCGF57.1-like isoform X1: MMVGRVGVVFKDYLTRASLVIWVFRATMSYLVDWMPLTPLTDEELCSRGVGIKEELNDVVTEETCLDIKDEPLDYGEEVGEEVSDRKVKSEGFFFQNLHELRYEANETDSHDLVQDGNGILGTPFLAEDSGSKCSSDGNQSMYKESPEGDIQTKVEATLKRHVCDVCGKKFSSWNGIKEHMRGHTKENRYMCDICNKTFFVKGRLVRHMIVHSNEKPFRCDTCKKSFAYKTSLIKHVKLHAKEICREICNKAFGQKTTFVNHMRVHTKEKAYNCEICNKTFRQKNNLVKHMRVHTKEKPYCCEICNKAFSEKGALVRHIRIHTKEKPYTCEICNKAFTLKSHQVRHMKIHTKERPYSCEICDKAFRIKSHQVSHMKVHTIEGSYSCEICDKAFTLKKTLVRHTRIHTKGNPYSCEICDKAFTQKNDLVRHMSVHTEERPYSCEICNKTFKHKMTLVRHTKIHTKGSP; the protein is encoded by the exons ATGAtggtaggaagagtaggagttgTGTTTAAAGATTATCTAACGAGAGCTTCGCTTGTCATCTGGGTGTTCAG AGCAACGATGAGTTACCTCGTCGATTGGATGCCTTTGACCCCACTCACGGACGAGGAACTCTGTAGCAGAGGAGTCGGTATCAAGGAGGAGCTCAACGATGTTGTCACCGAAGAGACATGTCTGGATATTAAGGACGAACCACTGGATTACggagaagaagtgggggaggaagtgagcgACCGGAAAGTGAAATCCGAaggatttttctttcaaaatctGCATGAACTGAGATATGAAGCAAATGAAACGGACTCGCATGACCTGGTTCAGGATGGTAATGGCATCTTAGGAACGCCATTTCTGGCTGAGGACAGTGGGAGCAAGTGTTCATCAGATGGGAATCAGTCGATGTACAAGGAAAGTCCTGAGGGGGATATACAAACAAAAGTGGAAGCCACATTGAAACGTCATGTATGTGACGTGTGTGGCAAGAAATTCTCTTCTTGGAATGGGATCAAAGAACATATGAGAGGCCACACAAAGGAGAATCGATACATGTGTGATATTTGCAATAAGACATTTTTTGTGAAAGGGAGACTAGTAAGGCACATGATAGTGCATTCAAATGAGAAGCCCTTCAGATGTGATACTTGCAAGAAGTCTTTCGCATACAAGACCTCTCTTATAAAACATGTCAAACTACATGCAAAGGAGATTTGCCGCGAGATTTGCAACAAGGCTTTCGGACAAAAAACTACTTTCGTGAATCAtatgagagtacatacaaaggaaaaggcatacaactgtgagatttgcaacaagactttcagacaaaaaaataatttagTGAAACATATGAGggtacatacaaaagaaaagccaTACTGCTGTGAGATTTGCAACAAGGCTTTCTCAGAAAAGGGTGCTCTAGTGAGgcatataagaatacatacaaaggagaagccatatACCTGTGAAATCTGCAACAAGGCTTTCACATTAAAGTCTCATCAAGTGAggcatatgaaaatacatacaaaagaaagGCCATATAGCTGTGAGATTTGTGACAAGGCTTTCAGAATAAAGTCTCATCAAGTGAGTCATATGAAAGTACATACAATAGAAGGGTCATATAGCTGTGAGATTTGCGACAAGGCTTTCACACTGAAAAAAACTCTAGTGAGGCATACGAGAATACATACAAAAGGGAATCCATATAGCTGTGAGATTTGCGACAAGGCTTTCACACAAAAGAACGATCTAGTGAGACATATGAGTGTCCATACAGAAGAAAGGCCATACAGTTGTGAGATTTGCAACAAGACTTTCAAACATAAAATGACTCTAGTgagacatacaaaaatacatacaaaagggAGTCCATAA
- the LOC138860433 gene encoding gastrula zinc finger protein XlCGF57.1-like isoform X2 — protein sequence MSYLVDWMPLTPLTDEELCSRGVGIKEELNDVVTEETCLDIKDEPLDYGEEVGEEVSDRKVKSEGFFFQNLHELRYEANETDSHDLVQDGNGILGTPFLAEDSGSKCSSDGNQSMYKESPEGDIQTKVEATLKRHVCDVCGKKFSSWNGIKEHMRGHTKENRYMCDICNKTFFVKGRLVRHMIVHSNEKPFRCDTCKKSFAYKTSLIKHVKLHAKEICREICNKAFGQKTTFVNHMRVHTKEKAYNCEICNKTFRQKNNLVKHMRVHTKEKPYCCEICNKAFSEKGALVRHIRIHTKEKPYTCEICNKAFTLKSHQVRHMKIHTKERPYSCEICDKAFRIKSHQVSHMKVHTIEGSYSCEICDKAFTLKKTLVRHTRIHTKGNPYSCEICDKAFTQKNDLVRHMSVHTEERPYSCEICNKTFKHKMTLVRHTKIHTKGSP from the coding sequence ATGAGTTACCTCGTCGATTGGATGCCTTTGACCCCACTCACGGACGAGGAACTCTGTAGCAGAGGAGTCGGTATCAAGGAGGAGCTCAACGATGTTGTCACCGAAGAGACATGTCTGGATATTAAGGACGAACCACTGGATTACggagaagaagtgggggaggaagtgagcgACCGGAAAGTGAAATCCGAaggatttttctttcaaaatctGCATGAACTGAGATATGAAGCAAATGAAACGGACTCGCATGACCTGGTTCAGGATGGTAATGGCATCTTAGGAACGCCATTTCTGGCTGAGGACAGTGGGAGCAAGTGTTCATCAGATGGGAATCAGTCGATGTACAAGGAAAGTCCTGAGGGGGATATACAAACAAAAGTGGAAGCCACATTGAAACGTCATGTATGTGACGTGTGTGGCAAGAAATTCTCTTCTTGGAATGGGATCAAAGAACATATGAGAGGCCACACAAAGGAGAATCGATACATGTGTGATATTTGCAATAAGACATTTTTTGTGAAAGGGAGACTAGTAAGGCACATGATAGTGCATTCAAATGAGAAGCCCTTCAGATGTGATACTTGCAAGAAGTCTTTCGCATACAAGACCTCTCTTATAAAACATGTCAAACTACATGCAAAGGAGATTTGCCGCGAGATTTGCAACAAGGCTTTCGGACAAAAAACTACTTTCGTGAATCAtatgagagtacatacaaaggaaaaggcatacaactgtgagatttgcaacaagactttcagacaaaaaaataatttagTGAAACATATGAGggtacatacaaaagaaaagccaTACTGCTGTGAGATTTGCAACAAGGCTTTCTCAGAAAAGGGTGCTCTAGTGAGgcatataagaatacatacaaaggagaagccatatACCTGTGAAATCTGCAACAAGGCTTTCACATTAAAGTCTCATCAAGTGAggcatatgaaaatacatacaaaagaaagGCCATATAGCTGTGAGATTTGTGACAAGGCTTTCAGAATAAAGTCTCATCAAGTGAGTCATATGAAAGTACATACAATAGAAGGGTCATATAGCTGTGAGATTTGCGACAAGGCTTTCACACTGAAAAAAACTCTAGTGAGGCATACGAGAATACATACAAAAGGGAATCCATATAGCTGTGAGATTTGCGACAAGGCTTTCACACAAAAGAACGATCTAGTGAGACATATGAGTGTCCATACAGAAGAAAGGCCATACAGTTGTGAGATTTGCAACAAGACTTTCAAACATAAAATGACTCTAGTgagacatacaaaaatacatacaaaagggAGTCCATAA